ATGATTCTCAGCGGGCGACCGAACTTGTTCCCAGCTCTGATGGCAGCCTTCTCGGGCGATCGCTTTTTGTTTTGGGTGCACCCATCGAGGATAAGAATAAATCCTCTGTTGATCAGCTTCCAGAGTATTTGTTTGAGCTTCCTCATTTGATTCAGCGAACTTTCGTTTATATTTATTTGACGTATAGGCAGAGCGGAAATCAGCGGACAATTAGTATTCAAGAGAACCGTAGTAAATCATATCATAACAGTCTCGCAGATCTCATTACAGAGGTCGTTACTGACTCTAATAGCGTAACTGTCGGTGAAAATGGAATCTATGTTTCTGCAAGCGCTCGTGAAGAGTTGTCGCTTTGAGTATTGGCCTGCTGATGTAAATATACCGGCTACTCGGCTATTCGGAGGGACTGTCGAGGAACTCGAACCGGCACTCGAAGAGCCTGATCCCAACGATGCGGCGCCGTGGGAGTGGAATCTCGAAGCCGAACTGTTCGCTCGTGATCTTGACTGGCCCGAATTGCTTGACCGTTTGCGGAGCCGAAACCTTGCGGAATAGTCCACCGCCTGTAGAGTTACACGTTTTCGATGGTTGCATCACCTCAAGCTTATTTTTCTCCGCGAGGCTGGCATAATGATAACTTCCCAATAGATTTTCAGGGGTTGACTTCTTTTTGCAGGTATATGGAGCTTGACAAACAGATCATGGAGCGTCTCGCGTTTGCGAAGAGTCTCCAGCAAGAAGCCGTTCAAAAATCCAACAAACCGCAGCCAATGGCGGCTTCTTCAGTCTTATCTTTCCATGATTCTGTGGAAATTTTCTTCTATACATCTGCAGAATATTTGGGAATCAATGCAGACCCGAATCATATAACAGAATATTTTGAAGAAATAAAGAGAGAAATTGGAGAGGACTTAGTGGGAAAAGCGGGTGTAAAGAGACTAAACAAGGTGAGAAAAAATCTCAAACACAAAGCATCATTACCCGATGAGTTGGAAATAAATGCATTTCAGTCCACAGTATCTAATTTTTTCGTTGAAAATACGCCCAAAATATTTGATGTGGAATATTCAGAGGTTGGGGTAGAACATTTAGTCAAATTCGACAGAACACGGGAATCGCTTGTTAGGGCGAGTGAGAAATACAAATTTGGGAATATAAAAGAAGCAATGGGTCATCTGGCGCTTGCACATAACGACTTGCTTTCTGAACACCAGAATGCCACAATCAGAGAGATAGAATATCGATCATTTCCGGATTACCCAGGCTTCGAATTTGAGGGAGACCGGTTTGGAAAATTGGACCAGTTTTTTGAAGACCTTAGTGAAGCAATAATGTATGTTAGTTTAGGTATAGATTACCGACGATACTCACGTTTTAAACATTTAACTCCTTCAATAGTAATCAACAACGATATCGACGAATATCAAAAATATCGCCCTTATTTTGAAAATTATAAGTTCGATGAAATTGGTCCAGAGGAATATCACTTCTGTAAAGATTTTGTCGTTGAACTCTCATTGTCTCTACAAGAAGCGCCCTTTGAAGAGTACGACGGCTCTGAATTCACACCAGATGAATCAGTTCTGTAATTAGGCTCCACTGAGATTTAACCAACTGACCAACGAGGCAAATGCCCCGCGTCGAGATCGCCACGCAGATACGCCAGTCCCCACGTCGAGATCTCGTACATACTGCTTCCTTCAACAACCGGAGCAACTAATTCGCGCTTAACCAACTGCTCGCATCGCTGCCTGATGTATCCCTCATCGGCATCCAACTGCTGAAATCGAGGGTCGGAAGCCATCGACGCTGGAGCACCCCACGATTCTTCATCGAGATATTCTAAAATCCGCTCGTCGACCGGGTACATCCATCTCCCCATTCGACGAATCGGCATGGATTAGGCTTGGTCTTGTGCCTCGCCAGCGTCGTTAGTATCCGATACCCCTGCATTTCCATTCTCCGCGGCGTTGTATTCCCCTTTTAGATATTCTTGGCCTTCATCCGTGATCGTGTAGAGGCCCCTGCCGACCGCTTTTAGTAAGCCGTGCTTTGCCAACTTCCGGCACCTCTTCGCGACGTATGCCCCGCTGTACGGAATGCGTTCGTGTTCTCCGATATCGGATGGTGCCATGAATTCCTCCTCACTCTCCACGAAGAGTTCGAGGATTCGTTCATCGAGGAGTACCATCCACTTCCCCGATTTTCTCATAATTCGAATAGAACGTGGTTTGTTTTATAATCAGTTGCAACAAACTATCTCACTCGTCACAAACTATATGACACGCTACGTTCTATTGTAGTCTGCAGCCCCAACACGGCGTCACCACTCCCGGTGATCGTCGTGAGAACCGCGGTCGGTGCGCCAACACCGCCGCGGTGAGGGGTTCGCAGGATCACGAATGGACGAGCGAACCCTAGCGGGCGTAGAAGCCCGCGCACGACTGGACGAACCGAATACTGAAACACCCTCCGATGATCGCTGTTTCGAGTGTGGCAACCTGCTCGTCATTCGAGCGGGCGACGGGAATCGGTGTCTCGAATGCCTGCTCGATCACCTCGCTGTCGGTGACCGGGGTGGTCGTCGATGACGATTCCATACGAAGTGTGGGGGTCGCTCTGCTTCCTGCTCGGATTCCTCGGCCGCGCGTCGTGGGATCGCTTCGGTGACGATCACGACGACGACCAGGACGAAGAGGAAACGGAGGAGGATTCGGAGTGAGCGATCTCGATCCGCTTTCGCCCGAGGAGGGTGTTCGACTGTACCTCGACGCGAAGAAGGATGATCTCGCTGCGGAGACGCTGAAAAGTCAGGAGTACCGCCTCAATGCGTTCGTTCAATGGTGCAACGAGGAGGGCATCGAGAACCTGAACGAACTCTCTGGTCGTGACGTGTACGCCTACCGTGTGTGGCGTCGGGAAGGCCAAGGCGAAGGCCGTGAATCGGTTGCCCCGATCACGCTTCGTGGACAGCTGGCAACGGCGCGCGCCTTCCTCCGGTTCTGTGGTGATATCGAGGCGGTCCCTCCCGATCTCTACGACCGCGTTCCTCTGCCGACTCTGAGCAACGGGGAAGAGGTGAGCGACAGTACGCTCGACCCCGATCATGTCGCGGCGATCCTCGACTACCTGAGTCAGTTCAAGTACGCGACCCGCGATCACTTGATCGTCCTACTCGGCTGGCACACCGGTGCCCGCCTCGGCGGCCTTCGCGGGCTCGACCTGGGCGACGTGGATCTCGACGGCGACCATCCCCGAGTTTCGGGACCGGCCGTCCATTTCGTCCACCGTCCGGAAACCGGGACGCCGCTGAAAAACAAGGACAAGAGTACGCGCTGGAATCGAATCAGCGAGTACGTCGCTGAGGTCATCCGCGACTACCTCAAGGAAACCCGTGATGATGTGACCGACGAGTACGGACGGGAGCCGCTATTCACGACGCGAAACGGTCGTCCAGTTCCGTCGACGATTCGGGAGTCGCTCTATCGAGTGACGCGTCCCTGCTGGAGAAACGAACCGTGCCCGCATGATCGGGATATCGAGGACTGTGAAGCGACGAATATACAGAAGGCCACCAGGTGCCCTTCGTCTCGATCACCTCACGATCTCCGTAGTGGCCGAGTCACGTTCTACCGTCGACAGAACGTCCCTCGACGGATCGTCGAGGATCGGCTGAACGCGAGCGAGAACATTCTGGATAAGCACTATGATCGTCGTAGCGAGCCTGAAAAGGCCGAACAGCGTTCCGAATATCTCCCCGACTTCTGACCGATGACACACGACAAAATAGTCCGCGCAACAGACGGCGGCGCGCAGTACCGGCAGTGCCCACCCCACTTTTTCCTCGGTCGCTTCGTCGCCGGCGCAGTGCGGCGGCTGCCCGAGGGACCTGCGGTCCCTCGCTGCTCCCTCGGGAAAGCTTGGGGTAAAAGACCGCAAGAAGGATTCGAACGAGAGAAACGCGGAGCGAAGCGACGAGTTTCGCGTTGTTCGAATCCGCCAAGGACCCACAGTTCCACAGTCACTTCGTTATCCACACCCCGCCGTCCTGCCGTCAGTCGACGCCGGCCGTGGTCGGCGGCGGTCACAAAATCCGTCTCAGTCCAACTCCCCCAACGACGCCGCCACCGTCGACTGAATCCACGCCCGACAGTTCTCGCGGTCGTAGATGATACACTCGCCGGTGTCGATGGTCAACTCGCCGTATCGTCGTCGGTCGTCGGCCGGCACAGGGCCGGAGTCGCTGTGGTCCGTGTTCATGCGTGTTCAGATCGGCGTCGACCGTGGGTGCCTCCGTTCGGCGATCCGACGTACACCATGGTAAATACTAGCATCCAATTATCAACTGAGAGAGGGACGACGCCGAAGGTTCAAGTACCGAACCGGGACCACGACTGCCCGTGCTCACGTTCGGATCGCTCGCCCGGGCCGCCTACTGCCCGCGACAGCACTACTACGCCGAGCGGGACGGGGACGACGAGCCGC
This window of the Haloplanus rubicundus genome carries:
- a CDS encoding tyrosine-type recombinase/integrase, producing the protein MSDLDPLSPEEGVRLYLDAKKDDLAAETLKSQEYRLNAFVQWCNEEGIENLNELSGRDVYAYRVWRREGQGEGRESVAPITLRGQLATARAFLRFCGDIEAVPPDLYDRVPLPTLSNGEEVSDSTLDPDHVAAILDYLSQFKYATRDHLIVLLGWHTGARLGGLRGLDLGDVDLDGDHPRVSGPAVHFVHRPETGTPLKNKDKSTRWNRISEYVAEVIRDYLKETRDDVTDEYGREPLFTTRNGRPVPSTIRESLYRVTRPCWRNEPCPHDRDIEDCEATNIQKATRCPSSRSPHDLRSGRVTFYRRQNVPRRIVEDRLNASENILDKHYDRRSEPEKAEQRSEYLPDF
- a CDS encoding DUF7331 family protein; this encodes MNTDHSDSGPVPADDRRRYGELTIDTGECIIYDRENCRAWIQSTVAASLGELD